In Lewinellaceae bacterium, a single window of DNA contains:
- the tgt gene encoding tRNA guanosine(34) transglycosylase Tgt — protein sequence MQFSVSHNDPHSSARCGRITTDHGDIQTPIFMPVGTLGSVKGVQQRDLEEEVLAQIILGNTYHLYLRPGTEILRKAGGLHRFNGWNHPILTDSGGYQVYSLSHRRKISEEGVTFQSHIDGSSHFFSPEAAIDIQRSIGADIIMAFDECTPYPCDYSYAKTSLELTHRWLERCCHRADTTEPFYGYHQALFPIVQGSTYKELRKISAETVASFGREANAIGGLSVGEPAEEMYEMTDLVCSILPKDKPRYLMGVGTPENILECIALGVDMFDCVLPTRNARHGLLYTADGTINIKNAKWKEDFSPIDENGPCQASRFYSKAYLRHLFHSKELLGAQIASLHNLSFYLWLVAEARKHIQAGDFLSWKGQMVKGLQRRL from the coding sequence CTGCAATTTTCCGTATCTCATAACGACCCTCATTCTTCGGCCCGCTGTGGGCGGATCACCACAGATCACGGAGACATTCAGACGCCTATTTTCATGCCGGTAGGGACGTTGGGCAGCGTGAAAGGCGTTCAGCAGCGCGACCTGGAGGAGGAAGTCCTGGCGCAAATCATTCTCGGCAATACCTACCACCTCTACCTTCGGCCTGGCACGGAAATACTGCGGAAAGCCGGCGGCCTGCACCGGTTTAACGGCTGGAACCATCCTATCTTAACCGACAGCGGCGGTTATCAGGTCTATTCCCTGAGCCATCGCCGCAAGATCAGCGAGGAAGGAGTCACCTTCCAGTCTCATATCGACGGGTCGTCTCACTTTTTTAGCCCGGAGGCCGCCATTGATATTCAGCGGTCTATCGGCGCCGATATTATCATGGCATTCGACGAGTGTACGCCCTACCCCTGCGATTACAGCTACGCTAAGACGTCGCTGGAGCTGACCCACCGCTGGCTGGAGCGCTGTTGCCACCGGGCCGATACAACGGAACCATTCTATGGCTACCACCAGGCGCTGTTCCCCATCGTTCAGGGCAGCACTTACAAAGAGCTGCGGAAGATATCGGCGGAAACCGTCGCCTCTTTCGGGCGGGAGGCCAATGCCATCGGCGGCCTGTCGGTAGGGGAGCCTGCGGAGGAAATGTACGAAATGACGGATTTGGTATGCAGCATTCTGCCTAAGGACAAACCCCGTTATCTGATGGGAGTGGGCACCCCGGAAAATATCCTGGAATGTATAGCCCTGGGAGTAGATATGTTCGACTGCGTGCTGCCTACGCGCAACGCCCGGCACGGGTTGCTGTACACTGCCGACGGCACCATCAACATCAAAAACGCCAAATGGAAAGAGGACTTCAGCCCCATCGACGAAAACGGCCCTTGCCAGGCCAGCCGTTTTTACAGTAAAGCGTATCTTCGGCACCTGTTTCACAGCAAGGAACTGCTGGGGGCGCAGATTGCCAGCCTCCACAACCTCAGCTTTTATCTCTGGCTGGTGGCCGAAGCCCGGAAACACATTCAGGCCGGCGATTTCCTCAGCTGGAAAGGCCAGATGGTGAAAGGCCTGCAAAGAAGGTTGTAA
- the recA gene encoding recombinase RecA, with the protein MSDTNKQDREAKMKALQLTVDRLEKTYGKGTIMRLGDDSVVEVESIPTGSLGLDIALGVNGLPRGRVVEIYGPESSGKTTLAIHAIAECQKQGGIAAFIDAEHAFDRSYARSLGVDTENLLISQPDNGEQALEITENLIRSGAIDIIVIDSVAALVPRSEIEGEMGDSKMGLQARLMSQAMRKLTGTIGRTGCCCIFINQLREKIGVMFGNPETTTGGNALKFYASIRLDIRRSGSAIKDKEGNVVGNHVKVKVVKNKLAPPFRVAEFDIMFGEGISKTGEIVDLGVDHDIIQKSGAWYSYDEAKIAQGREAAKQFLMDNPEVALDIEKKIKAKILGLPLEEEEAKKNGKAKKDEKEEAKS; encoded by the coding sequence ATGTCCGATACCAACAAACAAGACCGGGAAGCGAAAATGAAAGCGCTTCAATTGACCGTCGACCGGCTGGAGAAAACCTACGGCAAAGGCACCATCATGCGGCTGGGGGATGACAGCGTAGTCGAGGTAGAGTCCATTCCCACCGGCTCCCTGGGCCTCGATATTGCCCTGGGCGTCAACGGCCTTCCCCGGGGAAGAGTGGTCGAAATCTACGGCCCGGAATCCTCCGGCAAAACAACTCTCGCCATCCACGCCATTGCCGAGTGCCAGAAGCAGGGCGGCATCGCCGCCTTCATCGATGCGGAACACGCTTTCGACCGCTCCTACGCCCGGTCATTGGGCGTGGATACGGAAAACCTGCTCATTTCGCAGCCCGACAACGGGGAGCAGGCGCTGGAGATCACGGAAAACCTCATCCGCTCCGGCGCCATCGACATCATCGTCATCGACTCGGTGGCGGCGCTGGTGCCCCGCTCGGAGATCGAAGGAGAGATGGGCGATTCCAAAATGGGCCTGCAGGCCCGCCTCATGTCCCAGGCTATGCGCAAGCTGACCGGCACCATCGGCCGCACCGGCTGCTGCTGCATCTTCATCAACCAGCTGCGGGAAAAGATCGGGGTCATGTTCGGCAACCCGGAAACGACGACCGGCGGCAACGCCCTGAAGTTCTACGCCTCCATACGCCTCGATATCCGCCGCTCTGGTTCCGCCATTAAAGATAAAGAGGGCAATGTGGTGGGCAACCACGTCAAGGTTAAAGTGGTGAAAAACAAACTGGCGCCGCCCTTCCGCGTAGCAGAATTTGACATCATGTTCGGCGAAGGCATCTCCAAGACCGGAGAGATCGTCGACCTGGGCGTCGACCACGATATCATCCAGAAAAGCGGAGCCTGGTACAGCTACGACGAAGCCAAGATCGCCCAGGGCCGCGAAGCCGCCAAACAGTTCCTGATGGACAACCCGGAAGTGGCCCTCGATATCGAGAAGAAGATCAAGGCCAAAATCCTGGGCTTGCCTCTGGAAGAGGAAGAGGCTAAGAAAAACGGCAAAGCCAAAAAGGACGAAAAGGAAGAGGCCAAGTCCTGA
- a CDS encoding LptF/LptG family permease encodes MLKTLDLYIIRKFLSTFFFTVLIFTMISGIIDFSEKVEKFIESDITRKEIYIDYYPNFLLYIDALLWPLYTLIAVIFFTSRMAYNSEIISIFNAGVSFPRLMRPYLIAATLIAGLHIVGNHYFIPKGNKTRLDIVHTYIWQDNDKGKTQDVHMFLSPDTKVYINYYRKRDSTARKFRLEKFKGNELVYLLKANTAEWEGPPNKWKLRNYEIRTFNGMKESLIIGNGKEIDTTLALTPADFVDFKEQQTMMTSVELKQYIRNQKARGVGNTQKYEIELYRRSAEPFTIYILTIIGMAIAARKVRGGIGLHLAMGIGIGALYIFFSRFAIVFATGQAIPILAGIWLPNIVFSAVAAFLVRNAQK; translated from the coding sequence ATGCTAAAAACGCTCGATTTATATATTATCAGGAAATTCCTGAGTACGTTCTTCTTCACGGTTCTCATCTTTACGATGATCTCCGGGATCATCGACTTTAGTGAGAAAGTGGAAAAGTTTATCGAGTCGGACATTACCCGGAAGGAGATTTACATTGATTACTATCCCAATTTTCTGCTTTATATCGACGCCCTGCTCTGGCCCCTCTACACGTTGATCGCCGTTATTTTCTTCACCTCCCGCATGGCCTACAATTCTGAGATCATCTCCATCTTCAATGCGGGGGTAAGCTTTCCGCGCCTGATGCGCCCCTATTTGATCGCCGCAACGCTAATCGCCGGGCTCCATATAGTGGGCAACCACTACTTCATCCCCAAAGGAAACAAGACCCGGCTCGATATTGTGCACACTTATATATGGCAGGACAACGACAAAGGGAAAACCCAGGACGTCCACATGTTCCTCTCTCCGGATACCAAGGTGTACATCAACTATTACCGGAAACGGGACAGCACCGCCCGCAAATTTCGCCTGGAAAAGTTCAAAGGCAACGAGCTGGTATACCTGCTCAAAGCCAATACCGCCGAATGGGAAGGCCCTCCTAACAAATGGAAGCTTCGAAACTATGAAATCCGCACCTTCAATGGCATGAAAGAGAGCCTTATCATCGGCAACGGAAAAGAGATAGATACCACGCTGGCCCTCACACCCGCCGATTTCGTCGACTTCAAAGAACAACAAACCATGATGACCTCGGTGGAGCTGAAGCAATACATTCGAAACCAGAAAGCCCGGGGGGTCGGCAACACCCAAAAATACGAGATAGAACTTTACCGGCGAAGCGCCGAACCATTCACCATATATATACTCACCATCATCGGCATGGCCATTGCCGCCCGCAAGGTCAGGGGAGGGATCGGCTTGCACCTGGCGATGGGCATCGGCATCGGGGCGCTCTACATTTTCTTCTCCCGGTTTGCCATTGTTTTTGCCACTGGCCAGGCCATCCCTATCCTGGCAGGAATATGGCTGCCCAACATCGTCTTCAGCGCCGTAGCAGCCTTCCTGGTCAGGAATGCGCAAAAATAA
- a CDS encoding RNA polymerase sigma factor, with translation MSSTEFYSHFNQMSTLLNSFAYSLTKNTEEAKDLFQETAYRALTNRDKFRPGTNFKAWLFTIMKNIFINNYRKKTKANTIIDSTENLFYINSGDAVISNKAESNIMMKELTKMIEDLDDSIKIPFLMHYHGYKYQEIADHLDLPLGTVKSRIFFARKELKDVIGKRYANMKELRERASA, from the coding sequence ATGTCTTCCACAGAATTCTATAGCCACTTCAATCAGATGTCGACGTTGCTCAACTCTTTTGCCTATAGCCTCACTAAGAATACTGAGGAAGCAAAAGACCTGTTCCAGGAAACGGCCTACCGCGCCCTGACCAACAGAGACAAGTTTCGCCCGGGCACCAACTTCAAAGCCTGGCTCTTTACGATCATGAAGAATATCTTCATCAACAACTACCGGAAGAAGACGAAAGCCAACACGATCATAGATTCTACGGAGAATTTGTTTTACATCAATTCCGGCGACGCTGTAATTTCCAACAAGGCCGAATCCAATATCATGATGAAGGAACTGACCAAGATGATAGAAGACCTGGACGATAGCATCAAGATTCCCTTCCTCATGCATTATCATGGCTACAAATATCAGGAGATAGCCGACCACCTGGATCTTCCCCTGGGCACGGTCAAAAGCCGCATTTTCTTTGCCCGCAAGGAGCTTAAGGACGTAATCGGAAAGCGCTATGCCAACATGAAAGAACTGCGCGAACGCGCCAGCGCATAA
- a CDS encoding single-stranded DNA-binding protein encodes MVNRVILIGNLGRDPEVRRLENGAVVAKFPIATNENYKDKSGEWQSQTEWHDIVVWRTLAERAESTLKKGMGVYVEGKLTHRSWQDQDGNTRYTTEVVANYFRIVSGGRRDESSGGYFPSTDDEMSPSPQKAGNGDSSGSATEEPGGAADDDLPF; translated from the coding sequence ATGGTAAACCGTGTAATATTAATTGGCAACCTGGGACGCGACCCGGAAGTACGCCGGCTGGAAAATGGAGCAGTGGTAGCCAAATTCCCAATAGCCACCAATGAAAACTACAAAGACAAAAGCGGCGAATGGCAAAGCCAGACCGAATGGCACGATATCGTCGTCTGGCGAACCCTGGCGGAAAGGGCGGAAAGCACCCTCAAAAAAGGGATGGGCGTGTACGTTGAAGGCAAACTGACGCATCGCAGCTGGCAGGACCAGGACGGCAATACCCGCTACACCACAGAAGTAGTAGCCAATTATTTCCGCATCGTCAGCGGCGGGCGGCGCGACGAAAGCTCCGGCGGCTACTTCCCCTCTACTGATGACGAAATGAGCCCCAGCCCGCAGAAAGCGGGTAACGGAGATTCCTCCGGCTCTGCAACGGAGGAGCCCGGCGGCGCCGCAGACGACGACCTCCCGTTCTAA
- the mutY gene encoding A/G-specific adenine glycosylase — protein MQDPKHQYFRERLMAWFAQSHRPLPWKGEKDPYLIWLSEVILQQTRVEQGLPYFERFRQQYPTVHQLAEAPEDEVMKLWEGLGYYSRARNLHAAARYIARELGGSFPDTYDAIRRLKGVGPYTAAAIASFAFGLPYAVVDGNVFRVLSRFFGIDSPVDTAAGKKIFSSLAQELLDPRQPGPYNQAIMDFGATHCTPKAPSCPTCPLRGACTALREQKVEALPVKSKKNEKRHRFFHYLVINHRGKSLLNKRTGKDIWRNLYEFPVLELPHASRSEEEIRKNALWRQLFNGQEAVVNCISQPYQQMLTHQKITASFWEVGLPPGASLNSGPFLAVDRKNLSKFAFPKIISRYLNQDQLTLF, from the coding sequence ATGCAAGACCCCAAGCATCAATATTTTCGGGAACGGCTCATGGCCTGGTTTGCCCAAAGCCATCGCCCGCTGCCCTGGAAAGGGGAAAAGGATCCGTATCTGATATGGCTGTCGGAGGTTATTTTGCAACAAACCCGGGTAGAACAGGGCCTGCCTTACTTTGAACGTTTCCGGCAGCAGTATCCCACTGTCCACCAATTGGCGGAAGCTCCCGAAGACGAAGTCATGAAGCTCTGGGAAGGCCTGGGCTACTATTCCCGGGCCCGCAACCTGCATGCCGCCGCCCGCTATATCGCCCGGGAGCTAGGCGGCAGTTTTCCCGATACGTATGATGCTATCCGCCGCCTGAAAGGCGTTGGGCCCTACACCGCCGCCGCCATCGCTTCTTTCGCCTTCGGCCTGCCCTACGCAGTGGTCGACGGCAATGTGTTTCGGGTACTCTCCCGTTTTTTTGGCATAGATAGCCCGGTGGACACTGCCGCCGGCAAAAAAATCTTCTCCAGCCTGGCCCAGGAACTGCTGGACCCCCGCCAGCCCGGCCCCTACAACCAGGCTATCATGGATTTTGGCGCCACCCACTGTACGCCTAAAGCGCCCTCCTGCCCAACCTGCCCACTGCGCGGCGCCTGCACCGCTCTCCGGGAACAAAAGGTGGAGGCCCTGCCCGTCAAGTCGAAAAAAAACGAAAAGCGGCATCGGTTTTTCCACTATCTGGTCATCAACCACAGGGGGAAATCCTTGCTCAACAAACGCACCGGAAAAGACATCTGGCGGAACCTCTATGAATTTCCTGTGCTGGAACTCCCGCACGCCTCCCGCAGTGAAGAAGAGATTCGGAAAAACGCCCTCTGGCGGCAGCTGTTTAACGGCCAGGAGGCCGTGGTCAACTGTATTTCCCAGCCTTACCAGCAGATGCTGACCCACCAAAAGATCACCGCCTCCTTCTGGGAGGTTGGGTTGCCGCCGGGAGCCTCCCTGAATTCGGGCCCTTTCCTGGCGGTAGATCGAAAAAACTTGAGTAAATTCGCGTTCCCAAAAATCATCAGCCGATACCTGAACCAGGATCAGCTCACTCTTTTTTAG
- the gldE gene encoding gliding motility-associated protein GldE yields the protein MEAILGMLGILLLLACSALISGSEVAFFSLTPNDFDRLQQENGVNSQRILALKDKPRRLLATILISNNFINIAIVILSEFVLMKAIPQDTFEQWALFVTSLWGEPGPERTAYWSWLIGFLITVVGVTFLLVLFGEVAPKVYAKINNLRLAKLMARPITFLLKVLGPLNNALVNTTRIIERKLANTAPGGSPASREDIDEAIELTVSQEKDAAQDVDILKSIVKFGEVTVKQIMSSRVDVVAVDFRISYPDLLETVRESGYSRIPVYENDFDNVTGILYVKDLLGHLNEGPDFEWQQLIRTDVYYVPEAKKINDLLKEFQQEHLHLAVVVDEYGGSSGIVTLEDIMEEIIGEIKDEFDDEVEVVFKKIDDYNYLFEGKTLLNDVCRIVGIDTNTFDEAKGEADSLAGLLLEIVGYIPKADTEIPYNQFRFKIVSVNRRRIEQILFVLPKP from the coding sequence ATGGAGGCTATTCTGGGTATGTTGGGCATCCTCCTGCTGCTGGCCTGTTCCGCATTGATCTCCGGTTCTGAGGTGGCTTTTTTTTCCCTGACTCCTAATGACTTCGACCGCCTGCAACAGGAAAACGGGGTGAACAGCCAGCGCATCCTGGCGCTCAAGGACAAGCCACGCCGTTTGCTGGCTACCATCCTGATCAGCAACAACTTCATCAATATTGCCATCGTCATCCTTTCGGAATTCGTATTGATGAAAGCCATTCCCCAGGATACCTTCGAGCAATGGGCGCTCTTTGTCACCAGCCTGTGGGGGGAGCCCGGCCCGGAGAGGACGGCCTATTGGTCCTGGTTGATCGGTTTCCTGATCACCGTGGTTGGCGTCACTTTCCTGCTCGTCCTGTTCGGGGAAGTGGCGCCTAAGGTATACGCCAAGATCAACAACCTCCGCCTGGCCAAGTTGATGGCCCGCCCCATCACCTTCCTGTTGAAAGTATTGGGGCCTCTGAACAATGCCCTGGTCAACACCACCCGCATCATCGAGCGCAAACTGGCCAATACCGCGCCGGGAGGCAGCCCTGCCAGCCGGGAGGATATCGACGAAGCGATCGAGCTGACCGTAAGCCAGGAAAAAGACGCCGCCCAGGATGTCGACATCCTTAAAAGCATTGTGAAATTCGGAGAGGTTACCGTCAAACAGATCATGAGCTCCCGGGTGGATGTGGTGGCCGTCGATTTTCGCATCAGCTACCCGGATCTGTTGGAAACCGTCCGGGAATCCGGCTATTCCCGCATCCCCGTTTATGAAAACGATTTTGACAACGTCACCGGCATCCTGTACGTCAAAGACCTGCTCGGCCACCTCAACGAAGGCCCCGATTTTGAGTGGCAACAGCTGATCCGAACCGATGTCTATTACGTTCCGGAAGCCAAAAAGATCAATGACCTGCTCAAGGAGTTCCAGCAGGAACACCTCCACCTCGCCGTCGTGGTCGACGAGTACGGCGGCAGCTCAGGCATCGTAACCCTGGAAGATATTATGGAGGAGATCATCGGCGAGATCAAAGACGAGTTTGACGATGAGGTGGAGGTGGTGTTTAAAAAGATCGACGACTACAACTACCTCTTTGAGGGCAAAACTTTGCTCAACGATGTTTGCCGTATCGTCGGCATCGACACCAATACCTTCGACGAGGCTAAAGGGGAGGCGGATTCTCTGGCCGGGCTGCTCCTCGAGATCGTCGGTTACATTCCCAAGGCCGATACTGAAATCCCCTACAATCAATTCCGCTTTAAGATCGTTTCTGTAAACAGGCGGCGCATCGAGCAGATTTTGTTTGTCCTGCCTAAGCCCTAG